Proteins encoded within one genomic window of uncultured Desulfobacter sp.:
- a CDS encoding LysE family transporter, with translation MEKYLFMGLVLGLSAGLSPGPLLALVISETIRLGIRAGIRVAMAPLISDLPVLIISFFLVSCLSGSDPVLGVISLTGAIIVLKMGISSIRTAGQMPQASDRTSASLMKGVVVNILSPHPYLFWITVGAPLASKAWQIHPGGAIEFVGGFYLLLVGSKLALAFVVARTRSFLTGAAYVWTMRVLGLLLCCFAWGLAREGAGLLGWL, from the coding sequence ATGGAAAAATATTTGTTCATGGGGTTGGTTTTAGGCTTGTCCGCCGGTTTGTCTCCCGGTCCTTTGCTGGCCCTTGTTATCAGTGAAACCATTCGTCTTGGTATCCGCGCCGGTATACGTGTTGCCATGGCACCGCTGATTTCGGATTTGCCTGTTTTGATAATTTCTTTTTTTCTGGTTTCCTGTCTGTCCGGATCCGACCCTGTCTTGGGTGTTATTTCCCTTACAGGGGCTATTATCGTCTTAAAAATGGGCATTTCAAGTATCAGAACTGCCGGACAGATGCCCCAAGCCTCAGACCGGACGTCCGCATCCCTTATGAAAGGGGTGGTGGTAAATATTTTAAGTCCCCATCCGTACCTGTTCTGGATCACCGTTGGCGCACCCCTGGCGTCTAAAGCCTGGCAGATTCATCCCGGAGGCGCCATTGAATTTGTGGGCGGCTTCTATCTGCTGCTTGTGGGATCCAAACTTGCCCTGGCCTTTGTGGTGGCCAGAACGCGCAGCTTTTTAACCGGAGCCGCCTATGTTTGGACCATGCGGGTTCTGGGCCTTCTTCTGTGTTGTTTTGCCTGGGGGCTTGCCCGGGAGGGCGCAGGGCTCCTGGGGTGGCTGTAA
- the proB gene encoding glutamate 5-kinase has translation MNTDQQILALSKFRRIVVKVGSGVLTRKNSLNIDVINSIARQICILHDRGMQVILVSSGAMAAGVKKIGLKKRPSETPKRQAVSAIGQADLIREWEKAVEHCGRKVAQILLTRGDLCDRVRYLNARNTLNTLLEWKVLPIINENDTVAVKSLQFGDNDNLGALITLLLGADLMINLTDIGGLYDKDPRRHDDAQLLRQVTAMGSDIEAMAGEIAGPLGTGGMGTKISAAKKLTSAGIPMIIACGLEQDILVKIMDNKYTGTYFVPNGQKASSRKNWIGLTLQAKGRITIDKGAQKAVVEKGKSLLPSGITRVENYFEVGDPVEFITEDNVILGMGLVNYNASDILKIMGCKTSQIKNRLGFRSYDEVIHRDNLMITAYPDDARS, from the coding sequence ATGAACACCGACCAGCAAATTTTAGCCCTGTCCAAATTCAGACGCATCGTGGTCAAAGTGGGCTCAGGGGTGCTGACCCGGAAAAACAGCCTTAATATAGACGTCATTAACAGCATCGCAAGGCAGATCTGTATACTCCATGACCGGGGTATGCAAGTCATTCTTGTCTCTTCCGGTGCCATGGCTGCGGGCGTAAAAAAAATCGGTCTTAAAAAAAGGCCGTCGGAAACCCCCAAACGCCAGGCAGTTTCCGCCATTGGCCAGGCGGACTTGATCCGCGAATGGGAAAAGGCAGTGGAACATTGCGGCCGAAAAGTAGCCCAGATTCTTCTGACCAGGGGAGACTTATGCGACCGGGTCCGGTATCTGAATGCCAGAAACACCCTGAATACGCTTCTGGAATGGAAGGTGCTGCCCATTATTAATGAAAATGACACGGTGGCGGTAAAATCCCTGCAATTCGGGGACAATGACAATTTGGGGGCCTTGATCACCCTGCTGCTTGGCGCTGACTTGATGATCAATCTCACTGATATCGGCGGTTTGTACGATAAAGATCCCCGGCGCCATGACGATGCACAGCTTCTCAGACAGGTAACAGCCATGGGAAGTGATATCGAGGCCATGGCCGGAGAGATCGCAGGCCCCTTGGGCACAGGGGGCATGGGCACCAAAATAAGCGCCGCAAAAAAGCTGACGTCGGCAGGCATTCCCATGATCATTGCCTGCGGTCTGGAACAGGATATCCTGGTCAAAATTATGGACAACAAATATACGGGCACATATTTTGTTCCCAACGGACAAAAGGCTTCATCCAGAAAAAACTGGATTGGTCTGACCCTGCAGGCCAAGGGGAGAATTACCATAGACAAAGGTGCCCAGAAAGCCGTTGTGGAAAAAGGAAAAAGCCTTTTACCGTCAGGCATTACACGGGTGGAAAACTATTTTGAGGTAGGTGATCCCGTGGAATTCATCACAGAGGATAACGTGATCCTGGGCATGGGCCTGGTCAATTACAATGCCTCGGATATACTAAAAATCATGGGCTGCAAGACCAGCCAGATTAAAAACCGTTTAGGTTTTAGATCCTATGACGAGGTGATTCACAGGGATAATCTGATGATCACCGCATACCCGGATGACGCCCGGTCGTAA
- a CDS encoding glutamate-5-semialdehyde dehydrogenase, with protein MSLENQIIEIAKQARAAARIMAALPAEQKNRALFAIARQLEKDKDIIQAENAKDVAAARENGLSDAMIDRLTISDKVLNGMVEGLEYVAGLEDPVGTLSDSSIRPNGIEMARMRIPLGVIGIIYESRPNVTVDAAGLCLKAGNAVILRGGSEAIYSNQALARAIEQGISTEGLPVGAVQVIPTPDRAAVDIMLKQEEYIDLIIPRGGEGLIRHVVAVSSIPVLKHYKGVCHAYVDDLADLEMGVSIVLNAKAQRPGVCNALETLLVHEGVAQQFLPMAYKALSQAGVTIKGCPKTCEILPDAVPATEEDWPMEYLNLTLAVKVVKNMDDAMAHIAAYGSNHTEAIITTDLNRSRRFIREVDASLVIVNASTRFNDGGELGLGAEIGISTSKLHAYGPMGIKELTTTKFVAWGNGQIRS; from the coding sequence ATGTCTTTGGAAAATCAAATCATTGAAATTGCCAAACAGGCCAGGGCCGCAGCCCGGATCATGGCAGCCCTTCCTGCAGAGCAGAAAAACAGGGCGCTTTTTGCCATTGCAAGGCAGTTGGAAAAGGATAAAGACATCATCCAGGCGGAAAATGCAAAGGATGTGGCAGCGGCCCGGGAAAACGGATTGTCCGATGCCATGATCGACCGGCTGACCATTTCGGATAAGGTATTGAACGGGATGGTTGAAGGGCTGGAATATGTGGCGGGCCTGGAAGATCCCGTAGGCACCCTGTCCGATTCCTCCATCCGGCCCAACGGTATTGAGATGGCCAGAATGCGCATTCCATTGGGGGTTATCGGCATTATTTATGAATCAAGGCCCAATGTCACCGTTGATGCGGCAGGCCTGTGTCTCAAGGCCGGTAACGCCGTGATCCTGCGGGGCGGCTCCGAAGCCATCTACTCCAACCAGGCCCTGGCCCGGGCCATTGAACAGGGCATTTCCACAGAAGGCCTGCCGGTCGGTGCCGTCCAGGTGATCCCTACCCCGGACCGGGCTGCCGTGGATATCATGCTCAAACAGGAAGAGTACATCGACCTGATCATCCCCCGGGGCGGTGAAGGCCTTATCCGCCATGTGGTGGCCGTCTCCAGCATCCCTGTGCTCAAACATTACAAAGGGGTGTGCCACGCCTATGTGGATGACCTGGCAGACCTGGAGATGGGTGTCAGCATCGTACTCAATGCCAAAGCCCAGCGGCCCGGTGTATGTAACGCCCTGGAAACCTTGCTGGTTCATGAAGGTGTGGCCCAACAATTTCTGCCCATGGCCTATAAAGCACTGTCCCAGGCCGGTGTCACTATTAAGGGGTGTCCTAAAACCTGCGAAATACTGCCCGATGCCGTCCCTGCCACCGAAGAAGACTGGCCCATGGAATACCTGAATCTGACGCTGGCCGTCAAAGTGGTTAAAAACATGGATGATGCCATGGCCCATATCGCGGCCTACGGCTCCAACCATACCGAAGCGATCATCACAACAGACCTGAACCGGTCCCGGCGCTTTATCCGGGAAGTGGACGCCTCCCTTGTCATTGTCAATGCATCCACCCGGTTCAATGACGGGGGAGAACTGGGCCTTGGCGCAGAGATCGGCATATCCACCTCAAAGCTGCATGCCTACGGTCCCATGGGCATAAAAGAGCTGACCACCACCAAATTTGTGGCCTGGGGAAACGGACAGATTCGGTCCTGA
- a CDS encoding TolC family protein, translating into MCHKFLNVLFDFAKKFQRKYIFIFFCAWLLNYPLSAHTADLIELYQLACENDSTFQKEIYAHQAASEIYTQAFSEMLPVLGFDAFYKYSEHKMLDNEVAVYNDNRARYPSKGFDLVLSQPVFSYPSMVHISQAKEEVQRADFNFQAAAQNLIFRVTEAYLNALEAKDVLRFSKAEEDAISRHFNLAKERYESGLIPIAEFHDAKATFAGATTRRVRAEHSMEDAIEGLTEITGTRIDSLKAINLPDINTEKMCATISSDSESKTMRFDAIDVNRFNSLAPRKDEGYEGDAIPLILPEPDDVDTWVQATQKQNFGILARQKGLIIAEKEVKRQNGGHMPTVSLVGRLNRNVEGDSLYGGGSDIEKWEGSVEVKVPLFNGFSTSSKVREAKLLHKIAQQELETEIRSVTRESKAAFFGIKSAIESIKALKQALISNQIALYAKQEGFKSGMQPTLAVTDAQRDLFQTKHEYAKSQYEYIIYSLRLKKAVGLLNQEDIKVVNSWLD; encoded by the coding sequence ATGTGTCATAAATTTTTAAACGTCTTATTTGATTTTGCAAAAAAATTTCAAAGAAAATACATTTTCATTTTTTTTTGTGCATGGCTTCTTAACTATCCTTTATCAGCTCATACCGCAGACTTGATTGAGTTATACCAACTTGCCTGTGAAAATGATTCAACCTTTCAAAAAGAGATCTATGCCCATCAAGCCGCATCCGAAATATACACACAGGCCTTTTCCGAAATGCTTCCTGTTCTTGGGTTTGATGCCTTTTATAAATATTCCGAGCACAAAATGCTTGACAACGAGGTAGCCGTATACAACGACAATCGTGCAAGATATCCCAGTAAAGGCTTTGATCTTGTCTTAAGCCAGCCTGTATTTTCATATCCTTCCATGGTCCATATTTCCCAAGCAAAAGAAGAAGTCCAACGTGCGGATTTCAATTTTCAGGCGGCCGCCCAGAATCTGATCTTCAGGGTTACAGAGGCCTACCTAAACGCCCTGGAGGCAAAGGATGTTTTGCGTTTCAGCAAAGCTGAAGAAGATGCAATCAGCCGGCATTTCAATCTTGCAAAGGAACGCTATGAAAGCGGTCTTATTCCCATCGCGGAGTTTCATGATGCCAAAGCGACATTTGCAGGCGCCACCACAAGACGGGTAAGGGCCGAACATAGCATGGAAGATGCCATAGAAGGACTGACGGAGATAACGGGCACCCGGATTGATTCGCTCAAAGCTATTAATCTGCCTGACATCAATACTGAAAAAATGTGTGCAACAATCAGCAGTGATTCGGAATCAAAAACAATGCGCTTCGACGCTATCGACGTAAACCGGTTCAACAGCCTGGCACCAAGAAAAGATGAGGGCTATGAAGGTGATGCCATCCCTCTGATTTTACCGGAACCGGACGATGTTGACACATGGGTGCAAGCCACCCAAAAACAGAACTTTGGTATCCTTGCCAGACAAAAAGGGCTGATCATTGCTGAAAAAGAGGTAAAAAGACAAAACGGCGGTCATATGCCGACAGTCTCACTTGTTGGAAGACTTAACCGTAATGTGGAGGGCGATTCGCTATATGGTGGCGGAAGCGATATTGAAAAATGGGAAGGTTCCGTTGAAGTCAAAGTCCCTCTGTTCAACGGTTTTTCCACATCCTCAAAAGTGCGTGAGGCCAAGCTTCTCCATAAAATTGCACAGCAGGAACTTGAGACGGAAATCAGATCCGTTACACGGGAATCCAAGGCTGCATTTTTCGGGATAAAAAGCGCAATAGAAAGCATCAAGGCATTGAAACAGGCGTTGATCAGCAACCAGATCGCTCTGTATGCCAAACAAGAAGGGTTTAAATCCGGTATGCAGCCCACCCTCGCTGTAACTGATGCCCAAAGAGATCTATTCCAGACAAAACATGAATATGCAAAATCACAATATGAGTACATCATTTACAGCCTCAGGCTCAAAAAGGCGGTTGGACTGCTCAACCAGGAAGATATTAAAGTCGTTAACAGCTGGCTGGACTGA